The following are encoded together in the Aciduricibacillus chroicocephali genome:
- the bshA gene encoding N-acetyl-alpha-D-glucosaminyl L-malate synthase BshA codes for MKKIGITCYPTVGGSGIIATELGMLLAEAGHEIHFITSSMPFRLNHVHPAIFYHEVEMSHYPVFQYPPYDLALASKMAEVIDQEKLDVLHVHYAMPHAVSAILAKNIAEHSVKIVTTLHGTDITVLGIDQIFKKMIKYAIEQSDVVTAVSDSLASQTSDMLGTDKEIKTVYNFVNEKEYHPKELPDMKEKYGIEPHEKVVIHVSNFRQVKRIPDIIHTFAKVAERLPAKLLMVGDGPEYSDALRLVEDLNLQDKTLFLGKQKNVSELLSMADLHLLMSEKESFGLVLLEAMACKVPCIGTNVGGIPEVIRHGETGYIVEVGDTEKAADYAIKMLDDPELHSKLQESGYEDVITRFHSSEIVKQYESLYDGC; via the coding sequence ATGAAGAAAATCGGCATTACATGTTATCCGACAGTTGGCGGTTCCGGTATTATCGCAACCGAGCTGGGCATGCTGCTTGCTGAAGCAGGACATGAAATCCACTTCATTACGTCAAGCATGCCTTTTCGGCTAAACCATGTTCATCCAGCCATTTTCTATCATGAAGTGGAAATGAGTCATTATCCAGTTTTCCAGTACCCACCTTATGACCTTGCACTCGCGTCCAAGATGGCGGAAGTGATTGACCAGGAGAAACTTGATGTACTGCATGTTCATTATGCTATGCCGCATGCAGTCAGTGCCATTTTGGCTAAAAACATAGCAGAACATTCGGTGAAAATTGTCACGACATTGCACGGTACCGATATTACTGTTCTTGGCATCGATCAGATTTTTAAGAAGATGATCAAATATGCCATTGAACAGTCAGACGTCGTAACTGCCGTTTCCGATAGTCTTGCAAGTCAAACAAGCGATATGCTTGGTACTGACAAAGAAATTAAGACAGTGTACAATTTTGTGAACGAAAAAGAATACCATCCAAAAGAATTACCTGATATGAAAGAGAAATATGGAATTGAACCTCATGAAAAGGTCGTCATTCATGTTTCTAATTTCCGTCAGGTCAAGCGCATTCCGGACATTATCCATACTTTTGCAAAAGTTGCAGAACGGCTGCCGGCTAAGCTTTTAATGGTGGGGGATGGTCCCGAATATTCGGATGCACTGCGACTTGTAGAAGACCTTAACCTACAGGATAAAACTCTTTTCCTCGGCAAACAGAAAAATGTCAGTGAGCTCCTATCTATGGCAGACTTGCATTTGCTCATGTCGGAAAAAGAGAGCTTTGGTCTTGTCCTGCTTGAAGCAATGGCTTGCAAAGTGCCATGTATCGGCACAAATGTCGGTGGCATCCCTGAGGTAATTCGACATGGAGAAACAGGATATATTGTTGAAGTTGGGGACACGGAAAAGGCGGCTGATTATGCAATCAAGATGCTGGATGATCCAGAGCTTCACAGCAAATTGCAAGAATCTGGATATGAAGACGTAATTACCCGCTTCCATTCATCAGAGATTGTGAAGCAATATGAGTCACTGTACGATGGGTGTTAA
- a CDS encoding methylglyoxal synthase produces the protein MNIALIAHDKKKESIINFAIAYKHVLDKHHLFATGTTGRMISEATGLDIHCYQSGPLGGDQQIGAMIASNELDMVIFFRDPLTAQPHEPDVSALMRLSDVHMIPLATNLAAAEILLSGVERGNFKWREIVKEQKRKDMGL, from the coding sequence ATGAATATTGCACTTATTGCACATGACAAGAAAAAAGAATCTATCATCAATTTCGCGATTGCATACAAACATGTGCTCGATAAACATCATTTGTTTGCAACCGGGACAACTGGAAGAATGATCAGTGAAGCGACTGGTCTTGATATTCATTGCTACCAGTCCGGACCGCTTGGCGGAGACCAGCAAATTGGCGCAATGATAGCAAGCAATGAACTTGATATGGTCATCTTCTTCAGGGACCCGCTAACAGCGCAGCCCCACGAACCTGATGTCAGTGCGCTGATGCGCCTTTCCGATGTTCACATGATTCCGCTCGCAACCAATCTGGCAGCAGCGGAAATCCTTCTTTCAGGAGTGGAACGAGGCAATTTCAAATGGCGAGAAATTGTTAAGGAACAGAAAAGGAAGGACATGGGTCTATGA
- the dapB gene encoding 4-hydroxy-tetrahydrodipicolinate reductase, with the protein MSIKVIIAGPRGKMGREAIQMIESTEHFQLVAYLDRKNKGRTNESAIPVYEDPDKCFAEVQADVLVDLTTPEVGFSHTESALKHGIRPVVGTSGFKPEEIDELKKLADEKKIGCIIAPNFAVGAVLLMQFAKMAAKYFPDVEIIEKHHDQKLDAPSGTAMKTLELIKENRTAKAQGHPNEIETLAGARGGESEGIRIHSVRLPGLVAHEEVLFGGNGQLLTIKHDSMNRQSFMEGIKMSIDEVMKLDHLVYGLENLLELNN; encoded by the coding sequence ATGTCAATCAAAGTAATAATCGCGGGACCAAGAGGAAAAATGGGACGAGAAGCCATTCAAATGATCGAAAGTACCGAGCATTTTCAGCTTGTTGCTTACCTAGACCGAAAAAATAAAGGCAGAACGAATGAATCAGCAATTCCGGTGTATGAAGATCCAGACAAGTGTTTTGCAGAGGTTCAAGCAGATGTACTTGTAGATTTAACAACTCCGGAGGTTGGGTTCAGTCATACAGAATCCGCTCTAAAACATGGTATACGCCCAGTAGTCGGTACTTCAGGATTCAAACCAGAAGAAATTGATGAACTGAAGAAGCTTGCGGATGAGAAGAAAATTGGCTGTATTATTGCGCCGAACTTCGCCGTTGGAGCTGTTTTGCTTATGCAATTCGCAAAGATGGCTGCTAAATATTTCCCAGATGTTGAAATCATCGAGAAACACCATGATCAGAAGCTTGATGCTCCGTCTGGAACTGCAATGAAAACTCTTGAACTTATCAAGGAAAACCGTACTGCGAAAGCTCAAGGCCATCCGAACGAGATAGAAACACTTGCTGGAGCGAGAGGCGGAGAATCTGAAGGAATTCGTATCCACAGTGTCCGTCTTCCTGGACTTGTTGCACATGAAGAAGTACTATTCGGCGGTAATGGACAACTCCTAACAATTAAACACGATTCAATGAACCGTCAATCATTCATGGAGGGCATCAAGATGTCAATTGATGAAGTGATGAAGCTTGATCATCTTGTGTACGGACTTGAGAACCTGCTTGAATTGAACAACTAG